The Paenibacillus tianjinensis genome has a window encoding:
- a CDS encoding UvrD-helicase domain-containing protein yields MTIRSAIEEKPEGSFWSDDQWRAIAGSGDDILVAAAAGSGKTAVLVERIIRKISNSQNGFSVDRLLVATFTKAAASEMRQRIREALERKLEEAEGAAGEEHEDTDHLRRQLALLGRASITTLHSFCLEVIRRYYQLIPIDPGFRILNEHEAEMMRQELLEELLEEKYGEISEDGTDSVFVKLADWFSGERSDDAVHSLVQRLHDFARSHPWPSQWLRDTAADFSLPDTESLGHTAWVQSILAEAKLALDGAASQLIQGRDIALQPGGPAPYADSLAEDLAMVRGLQEAVASRPWGELYDIFVEISFGKLKACKKDSTDPGLQETVKELRDNVKKSLLELQNSLFGRPAASYLAELHEAAPLMQELAETVIAFGERYRAEKAGRALVDFSDLEHYCLQILRHPDSQPGRSLPSDAAMEYRDQFDEVLLDEYQDTNSVQEEIVRLISRESPGNRFMVGDMKQSIYRFRLAEPGLFLDKYNSFRSVNAAGYGEPEYDGADMNAENRTGENSGSGGMVIDLARNFRSRMEVVNAVNMIFRQIMDKTIAEISYDQRAELVYGANFPGAEEKGPDPYFAPELLLIDRGASGGRAEEAGEDGELPAQENEAAESETAQLEARAIARRISQMTGMTGSAPLLIYDKSLRIMRPVVYGDIVILLRSARIWTPLIIEELRLEGIPAFGDQNKGYFQATEVEIALSLLQIVDNPSQDIPLAGVLRSPVVGLSEEELATVRLCSNGTFFDALLAAAGERRSGSGGDDYFTGLERDEDPAAAEYRFGRDTVQAETAVSLEPFADAAEQIPLRLREKLLHFLEQLDSWRNAARQGSLSTLIWRIYGESGYLEWVGGLPGGFQRQNNLKALYDRAVQFENDTSARGLFRFLVFINRLRENGGDLGVAGGSGEEAGGVRIMTIHKSKGLEFPVVFLAGMAKPFNRQDLYSPFLMHKELGFGPRFVERETRVSYPTLPYLAINRRSRLEQLAEEMRVLYVGLTRPRDKMILVGTLRDVPRAVSAWTSTQNREELLLPDHLLARGRSYLDWVGPALIRHPGAAMLRKLAGGEGTGSTVLHGDSSNWSISVQDAAGLSSGAILAGEDDTAKNEEKRLVLEALRKGKPVSAYGTAAAPEIAARLEWQYPLAAASAIPAKTSVTELKAMLSLQEQPSYDLLEDGVPVRAVKGHKRQGNAARAESLHLRRPKFMEKRGLSSTERGTAYHTVMQHIPLDGPVDRTVLVASLAELTRVAILSEEQAEAVDLGEVEAFYASELGHRLLHAEWKCREQPFSYMVPAGEAYKGLEYYGETEGLTAANGGALGETVLIQGVIDCLFREEGRLILLDYKTDAVLEHQGGVEALKEKYRFQLELYSKALYDIVGEPVSEIWLYFFDGGHAVKL; encoded by the coding sequence GTGACAATTAGAAGCGCAATCGAAGAGAAGCCGGAGGGCAGTTTCTGGAGCGATGACCAGTGGCGGGCTATAGCCGGCAGCGGCGACGATATTCTGGTAGCGGCGGCAGCAGGCTCAGGTAAAACTGCGGTGCTGGTAGAGCGGATTATCCGGAAAATCAGTAACAGCCAGAATGGCTTCAGTGTGGACCGGCTGCTCGTCGCCACCTTCACGAAAGCGGCGGCCTCGGAAATGCGCCAGCGGATCCGCGAAGCGCTGGAGCGGAAGCTGGAGGAGGCGGAAGGCGCAGCAGGGGAGGAACATGAGGATACGGATCATTTACGCCGTCAGCTTGCCCTGCTCGGCAGGGCTTCCATTACAACATTGCACTCCTTCTGTCTGGAAGTCATCCGCCGTTATTACCAGCTCATACCGATAGATCCCGGATTCCGGATTCTGAATGAGCATGAAGCGGAGATGATGCGGCAGGAACTGCTGGAAGAACTGCTGGAAGAGAAATACGGGGAGATCTCCGAAGACGGGACAGACAGTGTATTCGTGAAGCTGGCTGACTGGTTCAGCGGGGAACGCAGCGACGATGCAGTGCATTCTCTTGTGCAGCGCCTGCATGACTTTGCCCGCAGCCATCCCTGGCCGTCGCAGTGGCTGCGGGATACCGCAGCTGACTTTTCGCTCCCGGATACGGAGAGTCTGGGGCACACGGCATGGGTGCAGAGCATTCTCGCCGAAGCTAAGCTGGCGCTGGATGGAGCGGCCAGCCAGCTGATACAGGGGCGGGACATCGCTCTGCAGCCGGGCGGCCCTGCGCCGTATGCGGACAGCCTGGCAGAAGACCTTGCCATGGTACGCGGACTGCAGGAGGCGGTGGCCTCACGGCCCTGGGGAGAGCTCTATGATATCTTTGTGGAAATATCTTTCGGCAAGCTGAAGGCCTGCAAGAAGGATTCAACCGATCCCGGATTGCAGGAGACGGTTAAAGAACTGCGCGATAATGTGAAAAAGAGCCTGCTGGAGCTGCAAAATTCGCTGTTCGGCCGTCCTGCTGCTTCTTATCTGGCAGAGCTGCATGAGGCGGCTCCGCTGATGCAGGAGCTGGCGGAGACAGTTATCGCCTTCGGGGAACGCTACCGCGCTGAGAAGGCTGGCCGTGCGCTTGTGGATTTCAGTGATTTGGAGCATTACTGCCTGCAAATCCTGCGCCATCCCGACTCACAGCCGGGCCGTTCCTTGCCTTCGGATGCGGCAATGGAATACCGTGACCAGTTCGATGAAGTGCTGTTGGATGAATATCAGGATACGAACAGCGTGCAGGAGGAAATTGTGCGGCTGATCTCCCGGGAATCACCGGGCAACCGGTTTATGGTCGGCGATATGAAGCAGAGCATATACCGGTTCAGGCTGGCTGAGCCGGGTCTGTTTCTGGACAAATATAACAGCTTCCGTTCCGTGAACGCAGCAGGGTACGGTGAGCCGGAGTATGACGGTGCCGATATGAATGCTGAGAATAGGACTGGTGAGAATAGCGGTTCGGGCGGCATGGTCATTGACCTGGCGCGCAATTTCCGCAGCCGGATGGAAGTTGTGAATGCCGTCAATATGATTTTCCGGCAGATAATGGACAAGACGATTGCAGAAATCAGCTACGACCAGCGTGCAGAGCTGGTATACGGTGCGAACTTTCCCGGGGCGGAAGAGAAAGGTCCGGATCCTTATTTTGCCCCGGAGCTGCTGCTCATCGACCGGGGAGCTTCAGGCGGACGGGCCGAGGAAGCCGGCGAAGACGGGGAACTCCCGGCGCAGGAGAATGAAGCGGCCGAGAGCGAGACGGCGCAGCTGGAAGCGCGGGCGATTGCCCGGCGTATATCCCAGATGACCGGGATGACCGGCAGCGCCCCCCTGCTGATTTACGATAAATCGCTGCGCATAATGCGTCCGGTGGTGTATGGTGACATCGTAATTTTGCTGCGCTCGGCCCGGATCTGGACACCTCTAATAATTGAAGAGTTGCGCTTGGAAGGCATTCCGGCCTTTGGCGATCAGAACAAAGGGTATTTTCAGGCTACAGAAGTGGAAATTGCACTCTCCCTGCTGCAGATCGTCGACAACCCGAGTCAGGATATTCCGCTGGCCGGAGTGCTCCGCTCGCCTGTAGTCGGCTTAAGCGAGGAGGAGTTGGCCACTGTGCGCCTGTGCAGTAATGGTACGTTCTTTGATGCTCTCCTTGCAGCTGCCGGAGAGCGGCGGTCGGGAAGCGGGGGAGACGATTATTTTACCGGACTGGAGCGGGATGAGGATCCTGCGGCGGCTGAATATAGGTTCGGGAGAGATACGGTTCAAGCAGAGACTGCCGTATCTCTGGAGCCTTTTGCCGACGCGGCTGAACAGATTCCGCTGCGTCTGCGGGAGAAGCTGCTGCATTTCCTCGAACAGCTGGACAGCTGGAGGAATGCGGCGCGGCAGGGCAGCCTCAGTACATTAATCTGGCGGATTTACGGGGAGAGCGGATATCTGGAATGGGTCGGCGGACTGCCGGGCGGATTCCAGCGCCAGAACAACCTCAAAGCACTGTATGACCGGGCAGTACAATTCGAGAACGACACCTCGGCACGCGGACTGTTCCGTTTTCTTGTCTTTATTAACCGGCTGAGAGAGAACGGGGGCGACCTCGGGGTTGCCGGAGGAAGCGGTGAAGAGGCGGGCGGAGTAAGGATTATGACAATACACAAATCCAAGGGGTTGGAATTCCCGGTAGTCTTTTTGGCCGGAATGGCTAAGCCCTTCAACCGCCAGGACCTGTATTCCCCGTTCCTCATGCATAAGGAGCTTGGTTTCGGACCGCGTTTTGTGGAACGGGAGACTAGAGTCAGTTATCCGACTCTCCCTTACTTAGCCATCAACCGCCGGTCACGGCTGGAACAGCTGGCCGAGGAGATGCGGGTGCTGTATGTGGGCTTAACCCGGCCGCGGGATAAAATGATTCTCGTAGGCACGCTAAGAGATGTGCCGCGTGCCGTGTCTGCTTGGACCAGTACGCAGAACCGCGAGGAGCTGCTGCTGCCTGATCATCTGCTGGCCAGGGGACGCAGCTACCTGGATTGGGTAGGACCTGCGCTGATCCGGCATCCCGGCGCGGCCATGTTGCGTAAGCTGGCCGGGGGTGAAGGCACCGGATCTACTGTGCTGCATGGCGACAGCTCCAATTGGAGCATCTCGGTGCAGGATGCTGCCGGACTGAGTTCAGGCGCTATTCTGGCCGGTGAAGATGACACGGCGAAGAACGAGGAGAAGCGGCTGGTGCTCGAAGCCCTGCGCAAGGGTAAACCCGTGTCTGCCTACGGAACAGCAGCCGCTCCGGAGATTGCCGCCCGGCTGGAATGGCAGTATCCGCTGGCTGCGGCTTCCGCCATTCCGGCCAAAACCTCGGTAACGGAGCTGAAGGCAATGCTGTCGCTGCAGGAACAGCCTTCCTATGACTTGCTGGAGGACGGGGTACCTGTCAGAGCCGTCAAAGGACATAAACGGCAGGGCAATGCGGCCCGGGCGGAGAGCCTCCATCTGCGGCGCCCCAAGTTCATGGAGAAGCGGGGTTTGTCCAGTACGGAACGCGGAACAGCCTATCATACGGTAATGCAGCATATCCCGCTGGACGGCCCTGTCGATCGTACAGTTCTGGTGGCCTCACTGGCTGAGCTAACCCGGGTGGCTATCCTCAGCGAAGAGCAGGCGGAGGCGGTAGACCTCGGCGAAGTAGAGGCTTTTTATGCCAGTGAGCTGGGACACAGATTGCTTCACGCCGAATGGAAGTGCAGAGAGCAGCCATTCAGTTATATGGTTCCGGCTGGTGAAGCGTATAAGGGACTTGAGTATTACGGTGAGACGGAAGGGCTAACAGCCGCAAACGGCGGTGCCCTTGGCGAAACTGTACTGATCCAGGGTGTTATTGACTGCCTGTTCCGTGAGGAGGGGCGGCTGATTCTGCTGGATTACAAGACAGATGCCGTGCTGGAGCACCAAGGCGGAGTGGAGGCGCTGAAAGAGAAATACCGGTTCCAGCTCGAGCTGTACAGCAAAGCGCTGTATGATATAGTAGGCGAGCCGGTCAGCGAGATTTGGCTGTACTTTTTCGACGGCGGCCATGCCGTGAAACTATAA
- the addB gene encoding helicase-exonuclease AddAB subunit AddB → MTVNFLIGRSGSGKTTKIWEEVSSRLESEPLGAPIIVLVPEQGSFGAERGLLSSGKVKGSIRAQMLSFSRLAYRVKQETGGSASLPISEEGKKMLIYKIVSRRKDELKLFGASSDRPGFVERLSSLHTEMKRCCLGAADLEEQLSGIRQSPMASPILAGKLDDLQLIFSDLEQEMSRLYIDEEDRLAELAEHIQDSSYIRGAEIWVDGFHGFTPQEFIVLRELMLHASKVTIALTLDRIYASGLQPHELELFYPAAVTYIKLRGMAEEAGLEVWDEVLAPQVLPRFADSPALAHLERGFGRRARWSGEAAQAREAITISSASSRRTEVESALREMLRLAREDGAKYGEMAVFMRNIGDYESLVAPLFEDYGVPFFLDQKANELHHPLVEFIRSALDVVRRRWRYEDVFRCVKTELLLPLDGSLTREDMDQLENYVLACGIQGYRWTDGKSWRGIPSLSLEGARVVDEVLLARMEACRKAITGPLSAFEKRVKKSRSGLELCTAVYMLLQESEAAYKLEKRSAAALEQGEPILAREHSQLWDAVLDLLDQIAEMMGGERLEFDLFAGVLETGLAELRMGLVPPALDQVLVGTMDRTRTTGVKYAFLLGFNEGVVPAQFKEDGILSEGERLQLENSGMELAPGASRKLLDERFLIYNALTTASTRLWISYAAADEEGKVLLPSEIIRQLHSMFPGALAERSLSGFPPAVSPEDAAAGETLHLSFIGQRDQTLRMLIMQLRQWRQGVEIPGIWWDVYNWYISGDKQRRVPLERLLGSLFYRNSGVPLRRDTSLRLYGGSTLRGSVSRMEKFVACSFSHFASYGLRLKERQLYKLQAPDIGQLFHAALSDMAKRLQEQGRGWGSMTAEECRREAGATVDKLSPLLQGEILMSTKRYGYISRKLKNIVGRASVILGEHARRGSFEPAGLELDFGPGKELPPLRIALPNGCVMEVVGRIDRVDKAESEQGVLLRVIDYKSSQKDLKLHEVYYGLSLQMLTYLDVLLTYSEQWLGRAALPAGTLYFHVHDPLLSSPNGLNREQAEQELLKRFKMKGLLTADREVVSLMDTTLDKGHSSIVPVALKSDGSFYSSASVATPEQWGHLLSAVRTNITEIGTRITEGDVAIQPYRIQQETACTFCSFRPVCQFDEAVEGNGYNNLGKPGKDAIWDLLSRKGGEKP, encoded by the coding sequence ATGACGGTTAACTTTTTGATCGGCCGCTCGGGCAGCGGCAAGACAACAAAAATATGGGAGGAGGTCTCCTCCCGGCTGGAATCGGAGCCGCTGGGTGCGCCGATTATTGTGCTTGTGCCGGAGCAGGGCTCATTCGGGGCGGAACGGGGGCTTCTGAGCAGCGGGAAAGTGAAGGGCAGCATCCGCGCCCAGATGCTTAGCTTCTCCCGGCTGGCCTACCGGGTAAAGCAGGAGACGGGTGGCAGCGCCAGTCTGCCGATCAGCGAGGAAGGCAAAAAAATGCTGATCTACAAAATCGTCAGCCGCCGCAAGGATGAGCTGAAGCTTTTTGGCGCGTCCAGCGACAGGCCCGGTTTCGTCGAGCGGTTAAGCAGCCTGCACACAGAAATGAAGCGGTGCTGTCTGGGGGCTGCGGATCTGGAAGAGCAGCTGTCCGGCATCAGGCAGTCGCCAATGGCAAGCCCTATTCTGGCAGGCAAGCTGGATGATCTGCAGCTGATATTCAGCGATTTGGAGCAGGAAATGTCCCGGCTGTATATCGATGAAGAGGACCGCCTGGCCGAGCTGGCCGAGCATATTCAGGATTCCTCGTATATCCGCGGCGCTGAGATTTGGGTGGATGGCTTCCATGGCTTTACCCCTCAGGAATTTATAGTGCTGCGTGAGTTAATGCTGCATGCCTCTAAGGTAACAATAGCACTGACCCTGGACCGGATTTATGCCTCCGGACTGCAGCCCCATGAACTGGAGCTGTTTTATCCGGCGGCTGTGACTTATATCAAGCTGCGCGGGATGGCGGAAGAGGCAGGTCTTGAAGTGTGGGACGAGGTGCTGGCTCCTCAGGTGCTGCCGCGTTTCGCGGACAGTCCTGCCCTGGCTCATCTGGAGCGGGGCTTCGGACGGCGGGCACGCTGGAGCGGAGAAGCTGCACAGGCCAGGGAAGCGATCACCATTAGTTCGGCCTCATCACGCCGGACAGAGGTGGAGAGCGCACTCCGGGAGATGCTCCGTCTGGCGCGTGAGGACGGGGCGAAATATGGTGAGATGGCCGTGTTTATGCGGAACATCGGCGACTACGAGTCGCTGGTTGCCCCTTTGTTTGAAGATTACGGAGTGCCCTTCTTTCTTGACCAGAAGGCCAATGAGCTGCATCACCCGCTGGTGGAGTTTATCCGCTCCGCGCTTGATGTGGTGCGCCGCCGCTGGCGTTATGAGGATGTGTTCCGCTGTGTGAAGACTGAGCTGCTGCTTCCGCTTGACGGCAGTCTGACCCGTGAGGATATGGATCAGCTGGAGAACTATGTACTAGCCTGCGGCATTCAGGGCTACCGCTGGACCGACGGCAAATCATGGCGGGGGATTCCGAGCCTGTCGCTGGAGGGCGCAAGGGTCGTGGATGAAGTGCTGCTGGCGAGAATGGAGGCCTGCCGTAAGGCCATTACTGGGCCGCTGTCTGCGTTTGAGAAGCGGGTCAAGAAAAGCCGCAGCGGTCTGGAGCTGTGTACAGCGGTATATATGCTCCTCCAGGAATCGGAGGCAGCGTACAAGCTGGAGAAACGAAGCGCAGCGGCTTTGGAGCAAGGGGAGCCAATACTGGCCCGTGAGCATAGCCAGCTATGGGATGCGGTGCTTGATTTGCTCGATCAGATTGCCGAAATGATGGGCGGTGAGCGGCTGGAGTTTGACTTGTTCGCCGGAGTGCTGGAGACAGGACTTGCCGAGCTCCGGATGGGACTGGTTCCGCCTGCGCTGGATCAGGTGCTGGTCGGAACGATGGACCGGACCCGGACTACGGGCGTGAAGTATGCCTTTTTGCTTGGCTTTAATGAAGGTGTTGTGCCTGCACAGTTCAAGGAGGACGGTATACTCTCCGAGGGGGAGCGGCTGCAGCTGGAGAACAGCGGTATGGAGCTGGCTCCCGGGGCTTCCCGCAAGCTGCTCGACGAACGGTTTCTTATTTATAATGCCCTCACAACGGCCAGCACCAGGCTGTGGATTAGCTATGCAGCAGCGGATGAAGAAGGCAAGGTGCTGCTGCCGTCCGAGATTATCCGCCAATTGCATAGCATGTTCCCGGGAGCGCTGGCTGAGCGTTCCCTCTCGGGTTTCCCTCCGGCTGTGTCTCCGGAGGATGCAGCTGCGGGTGAGACTCTGCATCTGAGTTTTATCGGGCAGCGGGATCAGACGCTGCGCATGCTGATTATGCAGCTGCGGCAATGGCGTCAGGGCGTAGAGATTCCCGGAATATGGTGGGATGTCTACAACTGGTACATCAGCGGGGACAAGCAGCGGAGAGTGCCCTTGGAGCGGCTGCTCGGTTCATTATTCTACCGCAACAGCGGGGTTCCGCTGCGGCGGGATACCAGCCTCAGGTTATATGGGGGTTCAACACTGCGGGGCAGTGTGTCGCGTATGGAGAAATTCGTCGCCTGCTCCTTCTCGCATTTTGCTTCCTACGGCCTGAGATTGAAGGAACGCCAGCTCTATAAGCTCCAGGCGCCGGATATCGGTCAGCTGTTCCATGCGGCGCTGAGTGATATGGCCAAACGCCTGCAGGAGCAAGGCAGAGGCTGGGGCAGTATGACGGCAGAGGAATGCCGGCGCGAAGCCGGAGCTACGGTGGACAAGCTGTCCCCGCTGCTTCAGGGCGAGATTCTAATGAGCACCAAGCGTTACGGGTACATTTCCCGCAAGCTGAAGAACATTGTCGGACGGGCCTCGGTTATCCTCGGTGAGCATGCCCGCCGGGGCAGCTTTGAGCCGGCAGGGCTGGAGCTGGATTTTGGCCCGGGCAAAGAGCTTCCCCCGCTGAGAATAGCCCTGCCCAATGGCTGTGTCATGGAGGTTGTGGGCCGGATAGACCGTGTAGACAAAGCCGAGAGCGAGCAGGGGGTACTGCTGCGGGTCATCGACTATAAGTCCAGCCAGAAGGACCTGAAGCTGCATGAGGTCTACTACGGGCTGTCGCTGCAGATGCTTACTTATCTCGACGTGCTGCTCACCTATTCGGAGCAATGGCTGGGCAGAGCTGCGCTTCCGGCCGGAACACTGTATTTCCATGTGCATGATCCGCTGCTCTCTTCACCGAACGGGCTGAACAGGGAACAGGCGGAGCAAGAACTGCTCAAGCGGTTCAAAATGAAGGGGCTGCTGACCGCTGACCGCGAGGTTGTCTCCCTGATGGATACAACACTGGATAAAGGACATTCCTCAATCGTGCCGGTAGCGCTGAAAAGTGACGGCTCCTTCTATAGCAGCGCATCTGTCGCTACACCTGAACAGTGGGGGCATTTGCTGTCTGCGGTACGAACCAATATTACCGAGATCGGGACACGCATTACAGAAGGTGATGTGGCGATCCAGCCGTACCGGATTCAACAGGAAACGGCCTGCACCTTCTGCTCGTTCCGCCCGGTATGCCAGTTTGATGAGGCTGTAGAGGGTAACGGGTACAACAATCTGGGCAAACCCGGCAAAGACGCGATTTGGGATCTGCTGTCCCGCAAAGGAGGAGAGAAGCCGTGA
- a CDS encoding GNAT family N-acetyltransferase has product MTIEVKKCTLADLHLLQELSYETFNDTFKHQNSPDNMQAYLERAFNLNQLEKELSNRFSQFFFIFLNQELAGYLKVNTNGAQTEEMGEESLEIERIYIKNTFQKYGLGRYMLNKAKEIAIEHQLERIWLGVWDKNENAIAFYKKMGFVQAGAHSFYMGDEEQTDFIMIHTLL; this is encoded by the coding sequence ATGACTATAGAGGTTAAAAAGTGTACCCTTGCTGATTTACACCTTCTTCAAGAATTAAGTTATGAAACCTTTAATGATACTTTCAAGCATCAGAATTCACCTGATAATATGCAGGCCTATCTGGAGAGGGCATTTAACTTAAATCAACTGGAGAAAGAATTATCCAACCGCTTTTCGCAATTCTTTTTTATTTTTTTGAATCAGGAGCTCGCCGGTTATTTAAAGGTTAATACGAATGGGGCCCAGACTGAAGAAATGGGTGAGGAATCTCTTGAAATCGAGAGGATTTATATAAAAAACACCTTCCAAAAATATGGTCTTGGCAGGTATATGCTTAATAAAGCTAAAGAAATTGCCATTGAACATCAACTGGAGAGGATCTGGTTAGGCGTATGGGACAAGAATGAAAATGCGATCGCCTTTTATAAAAAAATGGGGTTTGTTCAAGCGGGAGCCCACTCTTTTTATATGGGGGATGAAGAACAAACCGACTTTATTATGATTCACACACTCCTGTAA
- a CDS encoding MarR family winged helix-turn-helix transcriptional regulator, with the protein MKEILREIGMIARALESISNIEFKEYNLTKGQYLYLVRICENPGIIQEKLAEMIKADRTTAARAIKKLEMNGFIEKKADEHNLKIKKLYPTVQGQEVYPFIKRENDYSNLVALAGFTGSEAEVMAGFLQRIRKNVEKDWEYVKKGNKRDY; encoded by the coding sequence ATGAAGGAAATTCTTCGGGAAATTGGAATGATAGCAAGGGCCTTAGAGTCGATAAGCAATATAGAATTCAAAGAGTATAACCTTACTAAAGGGCAATATTTGTATCTGGTACGCATTTGTGAAAACCCTGGAATCATTCAAGAAAAGTTAGCGGAGATGATAAAGGCAGACCGGACGACAGCAGCCCGTGCGATAAAAAAACTCGAAATGAACGGTTTTATTGAAAAGAAAGCGGATGAGCATAACCTCAAAATTAAAAAACTCTATCCGACCGTTCAGGGACAAGAGGTGTATCCTTTTATAAAAAGAGAAAATGATTATTCAAACCTCGTTGCATTAGCGGGTTTCACGGGCAGTGAAGCTGAAGTTATGGCCGGTTTTCTTCAAAGAATAAGAAAAAATGTGGAGAAAGACTGGGAATATGTCAAAAAGGGAAACAAGAGAGATTATTGA
- a CDS encoding class I SAM-dependent rRNA methyltransferase: MASVILERNRKKRLEQGHPWVYASEVASVDGDPQAGGLVDVLTHQGRFLAAGYYNPASQIRVRIVSQAPLAAMDTAFFIERFTRCLQHRERFLPGADAYRFVYGEADFLPGLIIDRFGEILVVQLLTLGMDKCRTEIVEALVQVMAPRGIYERSDVSVRELEGLEQRTGVLYGDCPRHITVSENGLKVIVDIEEGQKTGYFFDQRENRASIAPLIKGWGGRSGVTLQEVETEDGDKKILPVNKSGKPVTFPYWDGATVLECFAHTGSFTLHACKYGAKKVTCLDVSAHAIESAKANVELNGFTDRVEFVVDDAFAFLRNQVKGLEERSERATGTGETKSGSKPATKTDTAKPMTAGGGRTWDVVILDPPAFAKTKSAVAGACRGYKDINLHGMKLVNEGGYLVTASCSYHMQPQLFLDTIAEAAKDAGKVLRLIEWRAAGKDHPQILGVDEGHYLKFAIFEVTSKK, from the coding sequence TTGGCATCGGTTATTCTGGAACGAAACCGCAAAAAAAGACTGGAACAGGGCCACCCGTGGGTGTACGCCAGCGAGGTAGCCTCAGTGGACGGAGATCCGCAGGCCGGCGGTTTGGTGGATGTTCTTACGCATCAAGGCCGGTTTCTCGCGGCAGGTTATTACAATCCGGCTTCGCAGATCCGGGTACGAATTGTATCCCAGGCCCCGCTGGCGGCAATGGATACGGCTTTTTTTATCGAACGGTTTACGCGCTGTCTGCAGCATAGGGAACGGTTTCTGCCGGGAGCGGACGCGTACCGCTTCGTCTATGGAGAAGCGGATTTTCTGCCGGGTCTGATCATTGACCGGTTCGGCGAGATTCTGGTCGTGCAGCTGCTGACACTGGGCATGGACAAGTGCCGCACCGAGATTGTGGAGGCGCTGGTGCAGGTAATGGCTCCGCGCGGCATTTATGAACGCAGCGATGTTTCTGTCCGCGAACTGGAGGGACTGGAGCAAAGAACCGGCGTATTGTACGGGGATTGCCCGCGCCACATTACGGTAAGCGAGAATGGCCTGAAGGTCATCGTTGATATTGAAGAAGGCCAGAAGACCGGCTATTTCTTCGATCAGCGCGAGAACCGGGCTTCCATTGCTCCGCTGATTAAGGGCTGGGGCGGGCGCAGCGGGGTTACACTGCAGGAAGTGGAGACGGAAGACGGAGACAAGAAGATTTTGCCGGTCAACAAAAGCGGTAAACCGGTCACATTCCCATACTGGGATGGGGCGACAGTACTTGAATGCTTTGCGCATACGGGCAGCTTCACGCTGCATGCCTGCAAATACGGGGCGAAGAAGGTAACCTGTCTGGATGTTTCCGCCCATGCGATTGAGAGCGCCAAAGCAAACGTGGAGCTGAACGGCTTCACGGACCGCGTAGAATTTGTTGTAGATGATGCTTTTGCTTTTCTGCGTAATCAGGTAAAAGGCTTAGAAGAGCGTTCCGAACGAGCAACGGGTACTGGGGAAACGAAGTCCGGAAGTAAGCCGGCGACCAAGACCGATACGGCGAAGCCCATGACAGCCGGCGGCGGGCGCACCTGGGATGTCGTCATTCTTGACCCGCCTGCGTTTGCCAAAACCAAAAGCGCTGTAGCAGGAGCCTGCAGGGGTTACAAGGATATCAACCTGCACGGCATGAAGCTGGTCAACGAGGGCGGTTACCTGGTGACAGCGAGCTGCTCGTACCATATGCAGCCGCAGCTGTTCCTGGACACCATTGCTGAAGCGGCGAAGGATGCTGGCAAAGTGCTGAGACTGATTGAATGGCGGGCCGCAGGCAAAGATCATCCGCAAATCCTTGGCGTCGACGAAGGACATTACCTGAAGTTTGCGATTTTTGAAGTGACCAGCAAGAAATAA
- a CDS encoding Na/Pi cotransporter family protein, protein MIRDLLFPVIYGLVIFLAGMKVMEAALAKLAGPLLTRSLHKATSTPLKGLIASSLLSALLQSSTAVTVLTIGMVNAGLLTYARTLGIILGSNIGTCLTTELIGLQISSMAAPLLTAALCLWAAAVMLGELPPFSWRAAEFCRRISGPLQFISLAVAGFALVLWGIAVMQSIGPALQASGLFRWFLDHAATSALWGLAAGACLTAMLHSSAAVIGMAMGLAASGTMPPELGIAIVLGANVGTCVTAVIAAIGGSASGKFVAGSHVALNVGGALLFLPFIGPLQSLSAALGGGPASQLAHAQTIFNVVCSLAVLPLCYLPLWSRIEQRLSRT, encoded by the coding sequence ATGATCCGTGACCTGCTGTTCCCTGTTATATACGGCCTTGTTATTTTCCTCGCCGGCATGAAGGTGATGGAGGCCGCGCTGGCGAAACTCGCCGGCCCGCTGCTTACGCGGAGCCTGCATAAAGCCACCTCCACGCCCTTAAAAGGCCTGATCGCCAGCAGCCTGCTGTCAGCGCTGCTGCAGAGCAGCACTGCCGTTACGGTGCTGACCATCGGCATGGTCAATGCCGGGCTGCTCACCTATGCCCGCACGCTGGGCATCATTCTCGGCAGCAACATCGGCACCTGCCTGACCACCGAGCTGATCGGGCTGCAGATCAGCTCGATGGCTGCGCCGCTGCTCACCGCGGCGCTGTGCTTATGGGCGGCGGCGGTCATGCTCGGCGAGCTCCCGCCCTTCTCCTGGCGGGCGGCCGAATTCTGCCGCCGCATCTCCGGGCCGCTCCAGTTCATCAGCCTGGCGGTGGCCGGCTTTGCACTGGTGCTGTGGGGGATCGCTGTCATGCAGTCGATCGGCCCGGCTCTTCAGGCCAGCGGGCTGTTCCGCTGGTTCCTGGACCATGCGGCGACCAGCGCGCTGTGGGGTCTCGCTGCCGGAGCCTGCCTGACCGCTATGCTGCACAGCAGCGCGGCGGTCATCGGCATGGCAATGGGCCTCGCGGCTTCCGGGACGATGCCGCCTGAGCTCGGCATCGCCATCGTGCTCGGCGCGAACGTCGGCACCTGCGTCACCGCCGTCATCGCCGCCATCGGCGGCTCAGCCTCCGGCAAGTTTGTTGCCGGATCGCATGTAGCGCTCAATGTCGGCGGCGCTCTCCTGTTCCTGCCCTTTATCGGGCCGCTCCAGAGCTTATCCGCCGCGCTTGGCGGCGGGCCTGCCTCGCAGCTCGCCCATGCCCAGACGATCTTCAACGTCGTCTGTTCACTCGCGGTGCTGCCTCTGTGCTACCTGCCGCTCTGGTCCAGAATCGAGCAGCGCCTCAGCCGGACTTAA